The DNA region TGATTAATTGATTGTAAAATATTTGCTGTTCGCGGTTCGAGATAATCTCTTAACCGCCGCCGCAATTGGGGACTTTCTTTCGTTTTAGCGGTAATTTTAGCAATTCCTACAGATAATTCTGCTTCTACCCCAAGGTCAATTGGTGTTTGCAAAAAATCCACAATTTCACCAAACAACTTGGTAAAATAGCTAGGTTTGAGTCTAATTTTCATTGCTTCTAGGCTTTGACTCACTTGGCCTGCGATCGCCAACAAAATATCAGTCACATCCACATCTGCCATTTCTAAGACATGGGTAGACTCAAAGTAAACTACATGAAATTGCTGCACTTCCAACTCAGCTTTGAGCCGCAACAACTCCGTTGATTTTCCACAACCGAGATGTCCTGTAAATAGTTGACAGGTTGGGACATCTGGCGATATTCTAGCGATCGTGCGCTGCAAAGCCTCGATAATTTTGCCACCCCGCACCGCAGCAAAATCGATATAGTACCTGCGATCGCTGGCATTTCCTATAATTAGAGGTCTGCTCGGATTGCAAGCCTGATAAAATCTTTCTAAATCTAGGAGCATAACTAATCGAGTTCACTCAGGAATAGGGATGACAAAATCTACTGATTAAATATATTGGTTTTAAGGAATTGAACCCTTATAAGTACACTAAGTACATCTCACCTAAACTACTAACTAAACTAGCAGCACTCAGGATAATTGTTCATATATAAGTTATGTGTAGCACATTGCAATGCTGATATTTAATTTTAAGTAAGCAGAAATACTACTAGAGGTAAAGGATTGGGGACTGGGGACTGGGGACTGGGAAGAAGGAATAAGGGTGTACTGAGTTTTGTTCAAAAATAAAGTATGAGTCCCATATAAGTATAAATAGCAAAAAGACCTTACCTTAAATAAGGTACTCTTATGAATATTAAAAATATCCAATACAAAAAAAGGTACTGCGAAGTACAATTTTCTAGTGTTTTTGAATATAGAGTTTTGTTACAGCAATTTTGAGCTTAATCTCGTTGCTAAATCATGATTTTGTTAATGAAACAGATCTTTTTGCTAACGAAACAGATCCTTTTGTTAACGAAAACCATGATTTTAGCTACAACAGCTTTTGCATTCAGGGTAAAGACCTCTGAAAAACGGGAAGTAATCTACAAACCCATTGAGTATAAAATAATGCGATCGTGCAGCTTGTCGGGCAAAATATGCTTCAGCAAAGCTCCAATTTTGGCATCTTGTCCAACAAGATAGCGTGTTTTGGGTTTTTTTGCAGTGAGCGCATGAACAACAGCTTGAGCGACAAGATCCGCAGAAATTCCCCTAGCTGCGATAATTTGCATTTTCTCACGGACAATATTCATCGCCTGACCGTAGAGACTTTGTGCTGTTTGGGATAGATCGTGCTGTGCTATTTCAGATTGACTTAACGACTTTTCCCAGATTGGGGTAGCGATGGAACCAGGTTCAATAATTGAAACCGAGATTCCCCAAGGGCTTAACTCCATCCGCATTACATCATTGAGTGCAACAAGCGCAAATTTGGAAGCATTGTAAGCGCCCAGAAACGGCGTCGGGCTTCTACCAGAAATAGAACCCATATTGACAATTCGGCCCCGACTCTGGCGTAATAGACCAAGAAATGCTTGTGTCACTGCTAATTGTCCAGTGACATTAACCTGCATCTGG from Nostoc commune NIES-4072 includes:
- a CDS encoding SDR family NAD(P)-dependent oxidoreductase, which produces MVAGNQRTVVVTGASTGIGQACALLLDQLGFSVFAGVRQDIDAQTLKQKGSQRLIPIFLDVTDAESIAAAVDRVTNAVGGAGILGLVNNAGIAVPGPLELLAIAEFQHQMQVNVTGQLAVTQAFLGLLRQSRGRIVNMGSISGRSPTPFLGAYNASKFALVALNDVMRMELSPWGISVSIIEPGSIATPIWEKSLSQSEIAQHDLSQTAQSLYGQAMNIVREKMQIIAARGISADLVAQAVVHALTAKKPKTRYLVGQDAKIGALLKHILPDKLHDRIILYSMGL